In Panacibacter microcysteis, the genomic stretch AATACTGTTCAGCTCCGGTTGTGTCACTCACTTGTACTGTTACATCTATATGCAACTATTAATATCCTGTTAAATAACCAACTTCTAATTGAAATAAATGGAAGCAGTGAGGCGCAAAAGCATTCGCTGATAGCTGCTGTGAAAGTATGACATTATAGATAACAACAAAGGCTTTTTTTATTAGCCACTTCAACTATTTTAGCAGCATGCAACATTTTATTGCCATTGACCTTGGCACTACACATTCTAAGGCGGTAATTGCAGACGGGCAGGGATCTGTTATGCATGTTGCCAAAGCAAATGTAGTATCGCTTATTGAAGAAGACGGGGCTCACACGCAGGATGCAGAAGCCATCTATAACAACGTCGTTCAACTACTGCAGGAGTCTTGTGCCTTCTCCGTTGCTGCCGGCGCACGCATTGCCTGTGTAAGTTTCAGCGCGGCCATGCATAGTTTCCTGGCTGTAGACAGCAGTGGTAAACCGCTGATGCCTGCAATGACGTGGGCAGACAGCCGTAGTAAAAAATATGCGCAACAACTGAGGCCCACCGAACAGGGAAAAGATATCTATAAAAATACAGGTACCGCCATACATACCATGTCGCCACTGTGCAAACTATTATGGCTGAAAAATGAACGCCCTGCACTATTTAACGAAGCTGCAAAATTTATCTCGATCAAAGAATACATATGCTTCCGGCTGTTTGATACATATATCATTGATGAGGGTATTGCATCTGCTACTGGTCTTTACAATATCTATTCCCATGCCTGGCACACACCTTCACTTATGCTTGCCGGGATTGATGAACAGAAACTATCCGCCGTTGTAGCAACCACGCATGTAGAAACAAATGTAAATGCTACTGTAAAACAAATGCTCGCACTGCCGTACGATGTGCCGTTTGTAATGGGCGGCAACGATGGCTGTCTCGCCAATCTTGGTTGTGGTGCACTTACACCAGGTACGGCTGTGTTAACACTGGGCACCAGTGGCGCGGTGCGGCTAACAATTCCTGCACCTGCAATAAAACCGTTGAATGGATTGTTCCGCTACATTCTTACAAAAGACCTGTATGTAACAGGCGGACCAATAAACAACGGCGGTGCTGCACTTGAGTGGTTTGCTACCAACATGCTGCAGAAGCCATTGAATGAAGGTGACAACTTTAATGATGTAATGCAACTGGCTGCCACTGCAGATGCCGCCAGCGAAGGTGTTTTTTTTCAGCCTTACCTGTTGGGAGAACGTGCACCCGTGTGGGACGAAGACAGTTGTGGTATATTCTACGGTTTAAAAGCCCATCACAAACCGGCGCATCTTACAAGGGCTGTTATTGAAGGTATTTCTTTTTCATTATTGCAGATCATGCAAAACATCGAACAGCAAAACAACGATATTGGCGCTGTTTACATCAGCGGCTTTGTTACGCAGTCAGATTTCTGGCTGCAATTGCTGGCAGACATGTTTGGCAAAAAAGTGATCTTGAATGACATTGCAGATGCATCGGCATTGGGTGCCGCTTTTATAGGTATGACCGCTACGGGTTTTGTAAAGGATATCACTGATGTAAAGCAGTTTATCTCCACTGACAAGGTGTTTCATCCAAACCCCGCCGTGCATGGTGTTTATGAGAAAAGTTTCCGGAAGTACTTGCAAATCTACCCAGCCATGCAGCATATAAGTAAAGAGATAATGTAGCCGGCTGTTATGCTTCTATCGGCTGTGGTTGTGTCACTCACTTGTACTGCACCGCTTTACTGAACAACGATACTGCAATACCAACAGCGTTAATTTCAAATAAGGCTTTAAATATAATTTCCGTTGAATGCGCATGCGCATTCAACGGAAATTGCATGATTTTCTTATGCGTATTGATCGCGTAAAGCTTTTACTTCGTTGTGAGAAGCAAGCAAAACAGCCCGTTGTTTCTCGAGCATTTCACGGATGTAAGCAGGCAGATGTTCTGAAGAAAGTGCATCTTCATACGCTCTTTGCGCAGCATCTTCGCCAAATTCACAGCTTTCAAGAATAGCATGACTGCTTTTTGCTGTAAAGGCAGCTTTAACATCCATCCATACACGGTAAATTTTTCCTCTGTTTGTGGTACCGGTTTCCATGTCTTTCCCTAACACCTGCACTTCTGTTCCCAGTTCCAGTTTGCATTGATGACTTTGGCCAACAAGCCCGGTGAAGAGTATTTTAAGATCTTCGTCTTCATCTTTCAATTCTTTTACTGCTTTTTCATATCCAACAATACGGTCGTTGTGAATTTCTATCAGATCGTTGAGGATTTCTGCAGTTTCTGCTGAATTATTCATAATAAATATTTTCATTAAAGCTTAAACTATCGTGCCACCATTCTGCAAAGCCGCGTTAAGTGATGGTTTGCCGCCCGGGCACTTGCCCGGAAGGTTTGATTTTTGTTACACAAATGATTATGCCTTTTGCAAAATTTGATTACAGTCTTGACTACAAAAATCTTGACCTGCGTAAGCAGCCCGGGTTGTACAGAACAGGTTTGGGTGAGCAGGGCGTGTTGCTGGCAGAACCCTATAAATCTGAAATACTGCCCTATTGGAAATTTAAAACACCAAAGGAAGCTAAAACATCAGCCAAAAAAATATACGCGCTGTTTCTTGGCTATAGAAAACAACATGATTTTATAGGTATGGATATGGCAAGAAAATTTATCCAGATGGGGTTTACACGCAGCCGTCGTTACGCCAATCATAAGTCTGGCAAAAAATACAAAGGCCCGGTACCTGCAGATAAGAAAGGTAAAAGTGGCAGCCATGGCCGGGAGCAATTGCCATTGCAAATCGATGAAGCCAAGGCAGAGAGCGCACTTATTTTTAAATCATTCTTAGAACGGGTAAAGCGCGACAAAACATACATGCATGCCTTAGCTGCACATAAGGAGCAATACAAAACAAAATAACGAAGGCCTGTATTATACGATATTGGCAGATGCCTGCGCATTCATCCATTTCTCTATCAGCATAGGATAAAATGATAGTGCCAAAGGCAATTCATATAGTTCATTTAAAGTAAACCATGCAAGTGCCGTATGCTCATCTGAAGTATTAGCAGGCTGTCCTTCCCATGCAGTGATCATGTAAATATGATAGGTGAAATAATCCTGGTTGTTTGCATCCCACACATCTGTAACGGTAAGCAGTTCTGCATTTTTTACAATGATACCGGTTTCTTCAAAAGTTTCTCTTATCAATGTATCATAAATATCTTCACCGGTTTCTGCATGTCCGCCGGCAATATCCCATACGCCGGGTGCCCATTTCTTTTTTGCTGAGCGCCTGCCGAACAAAAACCTGTTTTCTTTCATGATAAAACCTCCTGCACAAATCTTCAGCTTGCCCATTGTTTGCTTTTATAATTGTTGTGCAAAGACCGTGCATGATTGTATTTGATAGCCGGCCATAAAGCAGACTTTGAAAACGGCGCATGCTTTACCATGCCGACGCACTTGCTGCAGTACAAGTGAGTGACACAACAGGCGATGATAGTAGCAATGCAGCTTACTACATTATAAATACAATACAGGTTTGGCTTATAACTTGATTAACTTATTTACAACTGTTTGAATGCAAAAACAATTTTCACTTTAACCTTATGGAATTGAGAAATAATTACAGGCGCTTTGCGATTATTGGCGGAGGCCCTTCGGGTATGTTTATGTTTAAAAGACTTATTGAATCAGGACTGGAAAACTTAGACATAACCATCTATGAAGCCAGCGAAAGCCTTGGTAAAGGGATGCCTTACAGCCATACCGGTGCAAACCATGAGCATATAACCAATGTGTCTGACAACGAAATACCAGCGCTTGTAACATCTGTTGAAGACTGGCTGCATAGCGCACCAACAGAAGTTTTAAAGGCATTTGACATAACGCCTGCGAAGTTTAACGAGTACAAAGTTTTACCCAGGCTCTTTTTTGGAGAATATCTTTCCGCACAATTTGAACTGCTGATTAAACTGGCAACAAAAAAGAAAATAAAAGTGCAGGTGCATTTGAATACGCCGGTTGAAGATGTGTCAGACAATATGATAAGTGAAAAAGTGACCGTTACTGCTGGGGAAAGCACCACCGTTTTTGATGCAGTCATCATTTGCACCGGTCACAACTGGCCGTTGAAAAACGAAGGCAAAATTCCCGGGTATTTTGATTCACCTTATCCGCCTTCGAAACTGGCCAGGCAGGTGAATTTTCCTGTTGCAATTAAAGGTGCTTCGCTAACTGCGATAGATGCTGTGCGTACGCTTGCAAGAAGCAATGGCAGCTTTTACAAAAACAAAGATGGCATGTTGTGTTATAAAGTGCATGAAAATAGTGAAGGCTTTAAAATTGTATTGCATTCAAAAGATGGATTATTGCCTGCAGTGCGCTTTCACCTCGAAGACTCGCACCTTTCAAATGAATCTATGCTAACAAGCGATGCATTAAAAAAACACATGCAGCAAAACGACGGGTTTGTATCGCTGGATTACCTGTTTGAATGGAATTTTAAAGAGCCGATCAGGAAGCATGACCCTGCATTTTATGATGAGATAAAAGACATGACACTGGAAGCTTTTGTAGAAAGCATGATGGATATGCGTGAAAACATAGACGCTTTTAACCTGCTGAAAGCGGAGTACACAGAAGCGGAACAATCCATTAAAAGGAGGCAGTCTGTGTATTGGAAGGAAATGCTGGCGGTATTAAGCTTTGCGATGAATTACCCGGCGAAACATTTGTCTGCCGAAGATATGCTACGATTGAAGAAAGTGCTGATGCCGCTTATTTCTATTGTAATAGCCTTTGTACCGCAGAGTTCCTGCCGCGAAATTATTGCACTGCATGATGCCGGTGTTTTATCACTGATAGCGGTTGACGAAAAAAGTGATGCCAAACCGCATGATGAAGAAGGTGCGGTCTATCACTATGATCATAATGGTGAAAAAAGTGAGACGCATTATAGAATGTTTGTCGATTGTGTAGGCCAGCCACATTTATCTATTAAAGATTTTCCTTTTGAAAGCCTCGTAAAGAACGGAACATTATCGCCAGCAAGAATCAGGTTCAGGTCTGAAGAGGAAGGCCGCAATGCTATGCAAAATGGCAATAAACAGGTAGAGGCTGATGCCGGCGGCGCTTATTTTTTACAGGTGCCAGGTATAACAATAGATGACCAGTTTCGTGCAGTTGACATGTATGGCGCTGTGAATGATCGTGTGTATATCATGGCGGTGCCTTATATCGGTGGTTACAATCCTGATTATTCGGGGCTGGATTTTGGTGAAGCGGCCTCTGAGAAGATAATGACCGGCATCGAAAACGCTCACAGGAAGGCGAACGTTGACGGTCAGCTATCACCCGACCATTTATCTACGGCGTCCGGTTTAAAATAACCAAGGTGTATCTCATCTTCGGATAGTCCTTCCTGCAGTTGTAGCGATACATGATACTGCTGCCTCATGCCGGCAGGCAGGATGTCCTGTATTTCGTACACGTCATCTACATCTACCCCGTACTTATCATCGATATGTGCGGGTGCACCCTTAAAACCTGTGTGCCTGTAAAACGCTGTTTGCTTTGCCTGCCTGATGGCATCTCCCTTACTGGTTGCAGCTGCAATTATCTTGTAATGAAATTCCTCGAATTCACCATGCCGGTAGCCGCCGAGGTTCAGGAAGAAAAGCCTCGTATTATTTGCTGGCGGTGCCTCGGTTGTAACATGCACGCCAAAACCCGCTACGTTGCTCACTACACGCCATGCATCAATATGTAATGAACGGCCTGCTTCCGGCCACCACTCAATAATACCCGGCAGCAGTTCTTTTACATTGCTACCGATCGCAAAGTACACATCATGTTGTTCGGTGTTGCGACCCGTTGGTAAACAACCGGCCAGGAACATATATAATCTGGGCATGCTTAAAATTTACGTAAGACGATTAATCTTCACCCTGTTCTTTTGGTATTTCGATATAAAAGGTTGTTCCTTTTTTTTCAGCACTTTCAAACCAGATTTTACCATTGTGCCACTCAATGATTTTCTTTATTATAGACATGCCCAGGCCTACTGATTTCTGCCCCTGCAGGCCTGGTCTGCCGGCTTTTGAAAATCTTTCAAAGAGATCTTTTTGCAAGTGTGTTGGAATACCAATGCCGTTATCTTTAATTGTGATCAGTACATCTGTTTCGCGGTCTGTAATGCTTATGTTGATGATACCGCCTTCCGGTGTAAATTTTATAGCATTGGAAAGCAGGTTTTGTATAACCTGTATAAATTTCGGTTCATCTACGTGCACAAACACTGGTTGCGTATTGGCAGATACAGTAACCGACCTGTTGAGTCTTGAACCCGCACGCTTAAACTCTTCCACAAAATTGTTGATCTTTTCTACGATGTCTATCCTCAATTTTACAAGTGCCGCTTCAAAAGTTTCCAAAAATTCTTTTTTCAAAAATTCCCTGATCAGTTTCAAACCTTTGTCACTGTTGGCAATGATCTTATCCAACATGTCTGCTATTGCCTGGTTGTTTAATTTTTGTCGGTCTGATTTTAACAATGCGGCACACATTTGAATATTTCCCAGCGGCGCTGCAAGATCGTGCGATAAGATCTCTAAAATCGAGTTTTTCTTTTCCGCAAACCTGTTCACTACAAACAACTGGTTTGATTCTTCAGTAATGTCATTGGCAATGCCGGCAATGTAATTATGTCCTTTGATATTTATCTGCCATGCTTCCACTTCCAGTGTGCGTATAATACTGTCGGGCAGCTTTATGCGCAACACAACATTTTGTATAAGCCCCTGCTCCATCACTTTTTGATAACCCTCCTTTGCATACGCCGCATCATCTTCATAAAGATATTCCAACAAAACATTTGCATTGTTTTTTATATGTTCATCGGTTAGGCGAAAAAAAAATTGCAATGCCCTGTTGAGGTAAACAAATTTTTTGTTGTCGATATCAAAAGCAAAACAAATGTGATTGGTACGGTCTATCAGTGCGGTAAAGATTGCTTGTTCGGGTACGTCTAAATCGTTCATTGCCGGCGTTTTTTTTGCTTATACAATAATTGCGCCTTTTACGCCGGCAGGCAGATGACGTTAGAAAGATTTTATTATCTGTACCGGCTTATATGCCGGCGATAATGATGGAACGGGCAGCAGGAATATTCCTCATCCCGGTTGTGTCACTCACTTGTGCTGCATAACGCTATGCAACAACGATACTGCGGTTGCGAACAATAATCAGTCTAAATCGGTAATCAAAAAAATTACACTCAGAATATCAATTTTTTTTAATACATAATCATTTATTGATTTCCGCCAATACCCGGTGCGTAAGGAAAGCTAAGGCTTTTGTAATAATCAAGTATTTTACCGGGGCGCTCCAATGCCGCAGGAATTTGCATACCTGAAAAGGTTTGAAAATATAGCACACAGGCATTGCGCCACCATATGGCCTCTTCTTTTTGAATACCGAGCAGCATCTTTACCTGCTTAAAACGTTCCTCATCCACTATATTCTTCACGCTTTCCCATTGCCTTTGCATCCACGCCACACTGTCTGCACCGCTATAATACCTGTAGCAAAGTGCTTCCCACAGATTATTGCCTGATTGCATCATGTGCGTCCATGGAACATGATGAAACCACAACATAAATTGCTCATCACAACTTTTCAGATTACCAAATTTCCCGGCAATTACCGTATTGTATTGCGCAATAGCATTACTACCTTTTGGGGTACGGTCAAAACCAACACCGTTCTTATCAGCCTTGTGAAAGTAAACAGGGTTCCAGTCTGCTCTTTCTGCTTTATTGTACCATGGCGCAGGTCCGTAATGGTGGCTGTAGCCCATGAGGTGATGCAATCCCAACGGCGTCATGTAGTTTACACAAATCTCCCTCGAATCAAGCATCATGGGTTTGACTGCCTTCAAAAACATATTGTCATTAGTGAATGTTTGCCGCAACCACTCATCAGCAATCTCACTTGCTGATAAGGTGTAATCCCAGGCCAGTCGCCCGAGCGCATACCAGTTAGCCTGTGCAAAGGGATGACCCGTCCAGTTGATGTCACTGCCGATATTCGACACACCTGCCATGCCGGAGAGCACATGCTGCTCCAGCGAACCATCAACGATCTTAGCTACCTGCGAGCCTTTCCCCTTTGCATAGGTATCCGCATCCAGGCATTCTTTGAATAACGGCGCAAGAAATACAAGGTGTGTCGAAAAGCCTAGGTATTCCTGTGTTAGCTGAAATTCCATCATCAATGGCGTTGCGGGCATTGCCCCAAACAAGGGATGAAAAGGCTCCCGTGGCTGAAAATCAACCGGGCCGTTTTTTACCTGCACAAGCACATTATCACTAAACTTTCCATCGAGTGGCTGAAACTCGTTATAAGCCTGCTTAAACCTGTCATCGTCATTATTATTATATACAAATGCTCGCCAGATAACTATCCCACCATGTGGCTTTAATGCCGCTGCCAGCATATTTGCACCGTCGGCATGAGACCGGTTGTAGTTCTGCGGGCCAGGCTGCCCTTCAGAATTTGCCTTCACAAGAAAACCGCCAAAGTCTGGTATATAACTGTACAATTCATCTGCCTTCTGCTGCCAGAATGCCTGTACACCTGCATTAAGGGGATCGGCTGTTTCCAGGTTACCAATTTCTATTGGAGCACTGAACCTCGCTGACAAATAAACTTTTATACCATAAGGCCTGAAGACAGCTGCAAGCGCCGCAACTTTTTCCAGATACGCCGGTGATAAAATGACGGCATTTGCATTTACATTATTTAATACTACACCGTTTATGCCAACCGACGCATTAGCCCTTGCGTAATCAATATAGCGCTGATCTATGTAACCCGGTAACTTATGCCAGTTCCATATCGACATGCCGGCGTAACCTCTTTCTACTGTACGATTGAGGTTGTCCCAATGATTGAGCATACGCAGCTTAACCTTTGGTACGCTCGTAATGTTAAGTGTATTGATCTGCTGGTTTGTTTGTAATAACCGCAGCAAGGCAAAACAACCATATAGTACACCAACATCCCGGGTTGCCGTAACTACAATGATCTTTCTACCCTTGTACATAGCAGTTTTTATGATAAAACCCTCCTTACCTGTTTTATCTGTTTCTTCCGTGCTGATGATTGAGGATATAATCTTGTTCTGAGCCGTACCGGCTACCACACTCCCATCCTGAATGGCGTTTGTCTGTACAATCTCTTGTCCCATTAGCCCCTGCAACCCCTGCAGCAACTCTGCTGCGGCTGCATTTAACACCTGCGATGTTGCATCAAAATGTATAGCTGTAATGTTTTGCCGGTAATGTTTCAGCAATGCGGCGTCCGTTATGCTGTCGTACCGTAACCACAACCTGTACCCATCTTCAGCCTGCAACAAAACGGCGTAGAATAGGGTTACTAAAAGAACCACTGCTTTTTTGATCATCTGCCTGCTTTAATATTGTTATGTTAGGGCTGTTTACTCCTGCGTTCCATAAGTTCTTTCCATGTTGTAAGAATAATATGTTCGTCTTCCAGCGCTTTTTTAAATACAGGGTCCTGCATTACCAGTAAATCACCTCTGCGCACCGGGCCGGAATCTGAAATATGTGAAAACACTTCAGTGGTTGCAGTGCAATGCATGATCATCATTGTAATACCGGGCTTAAACGTTTTGATAGCTTCCACATACCGCTGTGTTTTCCACGCCTGTAATTTCTTATCGTCATTTTTTACATCGTCCGGTACTTTCCAATCGTATGTTTCGTTGTGCAAATCATCCAATACGGGCAATCCGGCATTCCACAATACTGTGCCCACGCCGCGCAACTGGTATAGCTGTTCCTGTGGCATCTTCATCTGCACAGCTATCAAAGCGTTATGTCCGCCGGGCATCATTACGGGTATCTTATTTTCAATGCCAAGTCTTATGTACATCTGCAAAAAACCAAGATTGGCAAACAATGTACCCATATGGCTGTCCATATGTGTTGGCGTAAAGCCCATCTCTTTTGCACGCTCAAGCTGTGCTTTTATTTCAGCATACACCTCTTCTGGTTTTGCATGGCTTACCACATCTGCTACCGAATGCCACAAGGCGCCTTCATGATCTACCAGGCCGGGCACTTTTGGTTTACCCAGCAACGGCCCCCAGCGGTATTGCTTCCATTCTGATGTAAGGGTAAGGTGCAGCCCCGCATCAACCTTTGGGTGTTGTTGTAAAAACTGTACAAAACCAGGCACCCACGGGCAAGGCATCATTACGCTGACAGAATTTGCAACGCCTTTGGTAATGGCATTTGCTGCGCCTTCATTAGAATCGAAACTCATGCCTGCATCGTCCACATGCAGTATTACCACTTTAGCTCCTTTGGGATAGCCCAGTTTTTCTGCATATGTTACCGAGTCTAATTTTTGTGCAAAGCTGCCGAGGCAGCAGCAAATAAATATTACCAACAGGCACTTAGGTTTCATAAATCGTAATTATAATTTGAAGGTCTGAATTTTATTTGGTTATCAGCATTGGAATATATGGCATCGGCTGTTGCCACGCTCGGTTCATCGTTCCGTTTTTATGGCGACTGCGGCGATCCTTTTACAATGCCTGTTTTGTACAAAACTTTTACTGTAAAAAAACACCTCGTATGCACGGTAGATAAAACACCATTCACAGCCTCCGCTTCGTGATCAATAAAGTTATAGCGTACAAGAGTGCGACGCAACAGGCGATGCCATAAAATACAAAAGCCCGGCCCAACATCATTTCTTACTGTACTTATGCTTATATTGCCGTTAATCAGTTATGAAGCAGGTGGTGTAAGCAAGGCAAAACGTTTGGCTGGTTATTGAACCGGTAAGCAATACATTGACGATGCGCTGCAAGCTTTTTAACTGCACGTAAACCAACACAACAAAAACGATACTTGCTATGAATAAAAACAAACTGCTGCTTTGGTCTGTTGTTGCTGCACTGGCCGGTTTTATATTTGGTTTTGATACAGTGGTTATCTCCGGCGCGAATCAACCTATTAAAGATTTGTGGCATACCAGCCCGTGGTTCCATGGTTTTTTTATTATGTCTATGGCTTTGTGGGGCACCGTTATAGGGGCCATATTTGGCGGCATTCCAACAGAGAAATTTGGCAGAAAAAAAGTGTTGTTGTGGATTGGTATTTTATTCAGCGTATCTGCCATTGGCTCAGCGGTTGCGCAGGATCCGTATACGTTTTCTTTTTTCAGGTTTATTGGTGGCCTGGGTATCGGGGTTTCGTCTGTAGCGGCACCCACCTATATATCTGAGATCTCTACCGCCAAAACACGTGGCAGGCTTGTGGGCATGTACCAGTTCAATATTGTTTTTGGTATTCTCATTGCTTACTTTTCCAACTTTTTATTAAAAGGTGTGGGTGGCGATAATGACTGGCGCTGGATGCTGGGCGTAATGGCCATTCCTTCCCTCGTTTATACCATTATGGTGTTTAGCGTACCTGAAAGTCCGCGCTGGCTTATTTCGGTGAAACAGCAAATAGCCAAAGCAAGAGAGATTCTTGTATTGATCGGCAATGAAAATCCTGATACAACTATTGCTGAAATACAAAGTGCCAACAAGACTGCGGCAAGCAGCAGCCAGCTGTTTAACAAACAGTACAGCAAGGTGGTTTGGCTTGCATTCTTCATTGCTTTTTTTAACCAATGGAGTGGCATTAATTTTATTTTATACTATGCACCGGAAATTCTGCAGCGTGCAGGTATTGCATCAAAAGATTCGCTGGCGAGTTCTATTGCATTGGGTGGTACCAACCTGGTATTTACGTTTGTAGGGTTATACCTGATAGATCGTATAGGCCGGAAGCAACTGATGATAGTTGGCTCGCTCGGTTATATTGTAAGCCTTAGTGCCGTAGCCTGGTGCTTCTACAGCGAAGCGGGTAATGTGCCATTGCTTATTTCTTTAATGGTATTTATTGCTTCTCATGCAATTGGCCAGGGCGCCGTGATCTGGGTCTTTATTTCTGAAGTTTTTCCCAATAACATCCGTGCGCTGGGTCAGTCTTTCGGAGCCAGTGTACATTGGGTATTTGCTGCCATTATTACCTTGATAACACCCGTTTTCCTGGATGAAAAAAATGGCATTTATGCAGAGAACCCATACCCTATTTTTATATTTCTTGCATTTATGATGGTGCTGCAACTGGTGTGGGTGCTTACCAAAATGCCGGAGACAAAAGGCACATCGCTGGAAGACCTGGAAAAACGTTTTATTCACTAAAGAACACGGGGTAGATTAATTTAATATTCCTGCTTTTTCAAACGGCTGAAAGCTTTACGCACCAGCATTTGCTGTATAAAGGAGGGCGTAAACCTGCTGATGTTATAAATAAACCTGTTACAGCGGCCGGGAATAATTGTTGCGTAACCTTTCAGCATTTTATCGATCGATTCTTTTGCAACCTGGCATGGCTGAAGGATAGATGCTTTGGCCAGGCCTTTTAATTCTTTGTTACTTGCAATAGTATTGGCGTTACTGTCAATACCGCCGGGGCAAA encodes the following:
- a CDS encoding DUF4385 domain-containing protein, whose translation is MPFAKFDYSLDYKNLDLRKQPGLYRTGLGEQGVLLAEPYKSEILPYWKFKTPKEAKTSAKKIYALFLGYRKQHDFIGMDMARKFIQMGFTRSRRYANHKSGKKYKGPVPADKKGKSGSHGREQLPLQIDEAKAESALIFKSFLERVKRDKTYMHALAAHKEQYKTK
- a CDS encoding NUDIX hydrolase translates to MGKLKICAGGFIMKENRFLFGRRSAKKKWAPGVWDIAGGHAETGEDIYDTLIRETFEETGIIVKNAELLTVTDVWDANNQDYFTYHIYMITAWEGQPANTSDEHTALAWFTLNELYELPLALSFYPMLIEKWMNAQASANIV
- a CDS encoding alpha-glucuronidase family glycosyl hydrolase is translated as MIKKAVVLLVTLFYAVLLQAEDGYRLWLRYDSITDAALLKHYRQNITAIHFDATSQVLNAAAAELLQGLQGLMGQEIVQTNAIQDGSVVAGTAQNKIISSIISTEETDKTGKEGFIIKTAMYKGRKIIVVTATRDVGVLYGCFALLRLLQTNQQINTLNITSVPKVKLRMLNHWDNLNRTVERGYAGMSIWNWHKLPGYIDQRYIDYARANASVGINGVVLNNVNANAVILSPAYLEKVAALAAVFRPYGIKVYLSARFSAPIEIGNLETADPLNAGVQAFWQQKADELYSYIPDFGGFLVKANSEGQPGPQNYNRSHADGANMLAAALKPHGGIVIWRAFVYNNNDDDRFKQAYNEFQPLDGKFSDNVLVQVKNGPVDFQPREPFHPLFGAMPATPLMMEFQLTQEYLGFSTHLVFLAPLFKECLDADTYAKGKGSQVAKIVDGSLEQHVLSGMAGVSNIGSDINWTGHPFAQANWYALGRLAWDYTLSASEIADEWLRQTFTNDNMFLKAVKPMMLDSREICVNYMTPLGLHHLMGYSHHYGPAPWYNKAERADWNPVYFHKADKNGVGFDRTPKGSNAIAQYNTVIAGKFGNLKSCDEQFMLWFHHVPWTHMMQSGNNLWEALCYRYYSGADSVAWMQRQWESVKNIVDEERFKQVKMLLGIQKEEAIWWRNACVLYFQTFSGMQIPAALERPGKILDYYKSLSFPYAPGIGGNQ
- a CDS encoding gluconokinase; protein product: MQHFIAIDLGTTHSKAVIADGQGSVMHVAKANVVSLIEEDGAHTQDAEAIYNNVVQLLQESCAFSVAAGARIACVSFSAAMHSFLAVDSSGKPLMPAMTWADSRSKKYAQQLRPTEQGKDIYKNTGTAIHTMSPLCKLLWLKNERPALFNEAAKFISIKEYICFRLFDTYIIDEGIASATGLYNIYSHAWHTPSLMLAGIDEQKLSAVVATTHVETNVNATVKQMLALPYDVPFVMGGNDGCLANLGCGALTPGTAVLTLGTSGAVRLTIPAPAIKPLNGLFRYILTKDLYVTGGPINNGGAALEWFATNMLQKPLNEGDNFNDVMQLAATADAASEGVFFQPYLLGERAPVWDEDSCGIFYGLKAHHKPAHLTRAVIEGISFSLLQIMQNIEQQNNDIGAVYISGFVTQSDFWLQLLADMFGKKVILNDIADASALGAAFIGMTATGFVKDITDVKQFISTDKVFHPNPAVHGVYEKSFRKYLQIYPAMQHISKEIM
- a CDS encoding FAD/NAD(P)-binding protein, with protein sequence MELRNNYRRFAIIGGGPSGMFMFKRLIESGLENLDITIYEASESLGKGMPYSHTGANHEHITNVSDNEIPALVTSVEDWLHSAPTEVLKAFDITPAKFNEYKVLPRLFFGEYLSAQFELLIKLATKKKIKVQVHLNTPVEDVSDNMISEKVTVTAGESTTVFDAVIICTGHNWPLKNEGKIPGYFDSPYPPSKLARQVNFPVAIKGASLTAIDAVRTLARSNGSFYKNKDGMLCYKVHENSEGFKIVLHSKDGLLPAVRFHLEDSHLSNESMLTSDALKKHMQQNDGFVSLDYLFEWNFKEPIRKHDPAFYDEIKDMTLEAFVESMMDMRENIDAFNLLKAEYTEAEQSIKRRQSVYWKEMLAVLSFAMNYPAKHLSAEDMLRLKKVLMPLISIVIAFVPQSSCREIIALHDAGVLSLIAVDEKSDAKPHDEEGAVYHYDHNGEKSETHYRMFVDCVGQPHLSIKDFPFESLVKNGTLSPARIRFRSEEEGRNAMQNGNKQVEADAGGAYFLQVPGITIDDQFRAVDMYGAVNDRVYIMAVPYIGGYNPDYSGLDFGEAASEKIMTGIENAHRKANVDGQLSPDHLSTASGLK
- a CDS encoding PA2169 family four-helix-bundle protein, which produces MNNSAETAEILNDLIEIHNDRIVGYEKAVKELKDEDEDLKILFTGLVGQSHQCKLELGTEVQVLGKDMETGTTNRGKIYRVWMDVKAAFTAKSSHAILESCEFGEDAAQRAYEDALSSEHLPAYIREMLEKQRAVLLASHNEVKALRDQYA
- a CDS encoding DUF1543 domain-containing protein; translated protein: MPRLYMFLAGCLPTGRNTEQHDVYFAIGSNVKELLPGIIEWWPEAGRSLHIDAWRVVSNVAGFGVHVTTEAPPANNTRLFFLNLGGYRHGEFEEFHYKIIAAATSKGDAIRQAKQTAFYRHTGFKGAPAHIDDKYGVDVDDVYEIQDILPAGMRQQYHVSLQLQEGLSEDEIHLGYFKPDAVDKWSGDS
- a CDS encoding PAS domain-containing sensor histidine kinase encodes the protein MNDLDVPEQAIFTALIDRTNHICFAFDIDNKKFVYLNRALQFFFRLTDEHIKNNANVLLEYLYEDDAAYAKEGYQKVMEQGLIQNVVLRIKLPDSIIRTLEVEAWQINIKGHNYIAGIANDITEESNQLFVVNRFAEKKNSILEILSHDLAAPLGNIQMCAALLKSDRQKLNNQAIADMLDKIIANSDKGLKLIREFLKKEFLETFEAALVKLRIDIVEKINNFVEEFKRAGSRLNRSVTVSANTQPVFVHVDEPKFIQVIQNLLSNAIKFTPEGGIINISITDRETDVLITIKDNGIGIPTHLQKDLFERFSKAGRPGLQGQKSVGLGMSIIKKIIEWHNGKIWFESAEKKGTTFYIEIPKEQGED